The DNA sequence TGGTCGATCTCGGCCTCACTCAGCGGCGTGGCCGCGGCGACCGCCGCCCCCACGAGGGCGTCGAGGGTGTCGTACGGCGCGCGCGCGATCACGTCCTCCACCCAGCGGGGGACGGCGAGCGCCGTCGGCAGGAGGGGTCGCAGCGCGTCGGCGTCGAACGTCGGGGTCATCGGTCCTCCGTAGGGTCGGTCTCGTGGTGTTGACTGGCGGGATGGATCAGGCGGGCATCGTACTGGCGGCCGGTGCGGGCAGCCGGATGGGGGCGCCCAAGGCGCTCCTGCGCACGCCCGACGGCGAGCCGTGGTCGGCGCGAGCGGCCCGTCTGCTGCTCGACGGCGGCTGCTCCCGCGTGGTCGTCGTGCTCGGGGCGCGCTCCGAGGAGGCCGTCCCGCTGGTCCCCGCGGACCCGCGCGTCGGCACGCTGGTCGTGGCGGGGTGGGAGGCGGGCCTCAGCGTCTCCCTGCGGGCCGGACTGCGCTGGGCGGAACGACTCGCTCCCGCGGCGGCCGTCGCGGTCGTCACGCTGGTCGACCTCCCCGGCCTCGCGCCCGAGGTAGTCCGCCGTCTGACGGAGGACGCGGGCGAGGACACGCTGCGCCGGGCGGCATACGACGGCCGGCCGGGGCACCCCGTGGTGCTCGGGAGGAGGCACTGGTCGGCGCTGGCGCAAACCCTTCGCGGCGACGAGGGGGGCCGCCGCTACCTGAGCGCGCACGGGGCCGAACGTGTGGAGTGCCGGCGATGGGCCGACGGTCGCGATGTCGACACGCCGGACGACGAGCTGCCGCCCGCCGCCTTCTGACGGGGTGATGTTCGCGATGGTCGTCTCGTCCCTTCTGTGCCCCTCTCCCACGACGCTATCGACCCGGCCGGGTCGCAACGGCCTGAGAGGCGCCACGGGGGCGCTTCGTCGCAGATGTTTTACGCAGCGGAAACAATCGCACAGGACGGTCTCCCGGCCTCGCCCGGTGGGTTAGGGTCGTGATGGCTGCGCCCCCGCAGCGACCCCGACCGCGAGGAAGGCCATGACCACGCCGACCACGAGCAGTCCCGGCGGCCCCATCGACCGGCGGATCGAGCGCGTCTACGCGGACCTGCCGCCTAAGTCGCAGCGCGTGGCCGACGTGGTGCTGGACCACCTCGGCGACATCGGCACGTACAGTGTCGGCGAGCTGGCCCACCTGAGCAGCACGTCGCAGGCCACGGTCAGCCGGCTTTTCTCCTCGCTCGGCTTCGAGGACTTCGCCGCGGTGAAGGCGCACGTCCGGGCCCTGCGCACCGCGGGCGTCCCGATCAGCAGCACGGTCGGGGCCGGAGCCCTTTCGGAGCACGTCACGCGTGATACAGGCAACCTCCAGCGTCTGCTCGAGATCATTGATGACGGCGTCCTGGAGCGGGCGGCCGAGGCCCTCGCGCACGCCGAGTCGGTGCTGACGATCGGCTACCGCAATAGCTATCCGGTCGCGCTGCACCTGCGGACCGCGTTGCTGCAGTGCCGCCCGCACGTGAGCGTGCACCCGCAGCCCGGCCAGTCGATCGGCGAGGAGCTCGCCCAGCTGACGGCGAGCGACGCCGTGATGGTCGTCGGCTTCCGTCGGCGCCTGTCGACCTTCGGCGAGCTGATGCGCGTGGTGGCCGCGTCGCCCGCGACGGTCGTGCTGCTCGCGGACTCCAGTGCGCGCAGGTACGCGACGCTGGCCGACCTCTGGTTGGAGTGCCCGCTCGAATCTGCCGGGGCGTTCGACAGCTACGCGACGGCGATGAGCCTGGTCAGCGCGCTCGCCGACGCCGTGCTCGAGGCGAGCGCCTCCGCCGGCAACCGCCGCGTCTCCGCGATCTCCGCGGTCTACGAGGACCTCGGCGAGCTCGACGCCTGAGCGCAAGCCAGCACCTCCACTGTCCGCTCCAGCGCGTCGACCGCGGCGACGACGTCCTCGAGGGTGACCGCCTCGTCGGCGTGGTGGCTGATGCCGCCCTCGCAGCGGACGAAGGTCATTCCGACGGGCGCGATGCCGGCGACGGCCATCGCATCGTGACCTGCGACGCTGAACAGCCGGGGGATCGGACCAGCGGCGCCTTCCGGCGCCAGCGAGCCGACGGCCTCAGCGATCGCCTCCTGGAGCCGCGCATCGCAGAGGACCGCTGGGGCGCGGTGGGTGTCGTGCCGTTCGAGGGTCAGACCGAGCTCCGCGCAGATCTCCGCGAGCCGCTTCAGGATGGCGTCGAGGGCGGCGTCCCGGCTCTCGTCGGTCTCTGCCCGGAGGTCGAGCGACAGCGTCGCCGTACCGGGGATGACGTTGACGGCCCCCGGCGCCACCTCGATCCGCCCGACTGTGGCCATCGCCCCCAGGGACCGGGCCGCGCTCTCGATGGCGACCACCGCCTCCGCGGCGCCGAGCAAAGCGTCGTGCCGGCGGTCGTACGGTGTGGCGCAGTGTCGCGCCTCGCCGTGGAAGGTGAGCGACATGCGCCGGGCGGCGGCGATACCGGTCACCACGCCGAGCGGGAGGCCGAGGTCCTCCAGTCGCGGTCCCTGCTCGATGTGGGTCTCCAGGTACGCGAACACCTCACCGTCGCGGTTCGCCTCCCCGATGCGGGCAGGGTCGAGCCCGAAGCGCTCGAAAGCCGCGCGCAGCGTGACGCCGTCGCGATCCGTGAGGTCCCACCATTCGTCGCGCCAGGCGCCCGCGACGGCGGCGCTGCCGAGCAGGGTCGTGCCGAAGCGCGTGCCCTCCTCATCGCCGAACGCCACGACCTCGACAGCGAACGGGAGGGTTGCGGCCCGCGGGGCGAGCCTCCGCACGACCGCGATCGCGGAGAGCACCCCGAGGATGCCGTCGTAGCGGCCCGCGGCGGGCACTGTGTCCAGGTGCGAGCCCAGCAGGAGGGCGGGCAGCCCCGGGCGGCCACCCTCCAGCCGTCCGACTAGGTTGCCCGCGGCGTCCTGACGAACGGCCATGCCGGCCTCGGCCATCCACTCGGCGGCGCGCGCGTGCGCCTCAGCGTGCTGTGGCGACAGGTAGACCCGCTCGATGCCGGTCGTCGACGACGAGATCGCCGCCAGCTCGTCGCACCGCGCGAGGAGTTCGCGGGCGTCGCGGGTCGCATCGGCCAGCGGACCGGTGGTCGCCTCGGTCGTCACGGAGCCACGTCCTCGTAGACGGCGAGCGCGGCTGCGACACCGGCGTCGGGGGGAGCCGCGAAACCGGCGCGGCGCAGCGTGCTGTCGAGTGCGCTGAGCGTCGTCAGCACAGCGTCGCGGCGCGCGTTGTAGCCCATCACCCCGATGCGCCACACCTTCCCGTGCAGCGGCCCGAAGGAGGTGCCGATCTCGATGCCGAAGTCGGTGAGCATCGCGGCCCGCACGGCGTCGCCGTCCACACCGGCCGGGATGTGGACGGCCACGACGTTGTTCATCCGGTGCTCCTCGTCCCCGAAGACCGTGAGCCCGAGCCCCTTCAGACCGGTGAGCATCGCGGCGCCGTGCAGGCGGTGTCGCTCGACGGCGGCGTCCACGCCCTCCTCCAGCAGCACCGCGGCGCACTCGCGGGCCGCATAGAGCATGCTCGCCGCCTCGGTGTGGTGGTTGAGACGCTGCTCGCCCCAGTAGTCGAGGATCATCGCGAGATCGAAGTAGTTCGAGTGGATGCGCTGCTCCGAGACCGCAGCACCCGAGGAGGCGATGCCCGCCTCCACGCTGCGGCGGCGGTCGAGCGCCGCGACGGCCGCCGACGACAGCGAGATCGGAGCGCTCCCGGGCGGACCGGAGAGGCACTTCTGCAGTCCAGCGGTCGCGACATCGATCTGCCATGCGTCCTGCTCGAACGCATTGCCCCCGAGGGAGGCTGTCACGTCCGCGTAGACGAGGACGCCCTCCTCCCGGCAGACCGCGCCGACGCGCTCCATCGGCTGCAGCATGGTCGTCGACGTGTCGCCGTGCACGAGCGCGAGGAGGGTCGGGCGCACGCGGAGGACGGCGTCGATGATCGCCTGCTCGTCGAAGACCGTGCCCCACTCGGTCTGGATGGTGTGCACCTCGGCGCCGCAGCGCCCAGCGATCTCGGTCAGGAGCAGCCCGAACCGTCCGAACACGGGAACGAGGACGCGGTCGCCCGGCTGAATGAGCGAGACCAGGGCGGCCTCGATCCCCGCTCGGGACGTGCCGTCCACGAGCACGGTGGCCTCGTTCCTGGTGCGGAAGACCTCTCGATAGGCGGCCATGACCTCGTTCATGTACGCCGTCATCGCCGGATCGAACTGGCCTACCAGGGGAGCGGACATGGCCCGAAGGACGCGCGGGTGGGCGTTGATCGGGCCGGGGCCCATCAGAAGGCGGGGCGGTGGGGAGAGCGGCGGAGTGCGGATGGGATCCTCCCGAATGCAAGAGTTGTTTCTTCAGACCACGATACGGAATGATTGTTTCATCCACATGTCGCCGACGACACCGAACGAGATCGGAGGGCCGCGACATGAACGCGCCGGACATCGAACCAGCCCCCGCAGCAGTCGAGCTTTCTGCCGAGCCGGGAACCATCCTCTGGGGGCGCCTCCCCTGCGAGAGCGACTCGCCGGTGCTGACCGTCCGGCCGGGAGACGCCGTCACCATCCACACCGTCAGCCACGAAGGGCTCCTCCCGGGACAGGGGTCGGATCCCATCGCCTTCTTCGGGTCGTACGGCTTCGAGCCGGATGAGGTGTTGCCGGAAGCCGTCCGCATCGTCCGGGAGTCCACCCGGTCGTCGGACGACGGTCCGCACGTGGTCGTCGGCCCGATCGCCATCCGCGGTGCGGAGGTGGGCGACGTGCTCACCATGACGCTGCTGTCTGCACACCCCCGCGTCCCGTACGGCGTCGTCTCGAACCGGCACGGCAAGGGTGCCCTCGCGGGCGAGCTGCCGCTGGGAGGCGCGGAGCGTAGCGTTCTAGCGGACCTGCTCGGGCCCGACCGCGCGACGCTGCGGGTAGAGGCCGGGCGCGCGCCCGTGTTCCCGATCGATCCGTTCCTGGGCATCATGGGGGTCGCGGTCGCGGGATCCGTCCGGCCGCACTCGGTCCCGCCGGGCCCGCACGGCGGCAACCTCGACATCCGCCTGCTCACCGCGGGCTCACGGCTCCACCTCCCCGTGCTGGTCCCCGGTGCGCTCGCGTACGTCGGAGACCCGCATTTCGCCCAGGGCGACGGCGAGGTGGCACTGACGGCGGTGGAGGGGTCGCTGACCGCCACCGTGCGATTCGACCTCGTGCCCGCCGCCGAGACCGCCCGTCGGTTCGGGGCGCTGGGCGGCCCGCTCGTAGAGACCGACGACTACTGGGCTCCTGTCGGCCTCGACGAGGACCTGGACCTCGCGGTGCGCCACTGCGTCCGCGCCGCCATCGACCTCCTCGCCGCGCAGTACGGCCTGGACGAGGCTTCTGCCTACGCCTACTTGAGCGCGGCGACCGACTTCGACATCTCGCAGGTCGTGGACGGCGTCAAGGGCGCGCACGCGCGCATCCGGAAGGCCGACTTTGCCTAGGCCGGACGTCGTCTCGCTCGACGGGAGCGCTGTCCCCGACGGCCTGGTGGAGGCTGCGCTGAGCTACGAGCAGGCTCTCGCCGATGACGACGTCGCGCTCCTTGACGCGTTCTTCGTCGGCGGTCCCGCCGTCGTGCGCACGGACGGGGACGGAGTGCTCACGGGACAGGACGCGATCGCGCGCTTCCGACGACTGCGCGGCGGCGCGCCCGCTCGCGAACTCGAGTGCCTCGACGTGGTCGTGCTCTCGGCCGAGGCCGCAGTCACCGTCGCGACGACATCGTCGGCCGGCCGGAGCGCCGCCCTCACGCAGGTCTGGCGACGCACGCCCGACGGGTGGCGGATCGCCGTCGCCCACGTCGGGGCGCCCGCCGTCGCCCTGGACGAGCGCGTCTGGCGTGTGGCCGGTGCGCCCCTCCTTCCGCCCGCGATGCCGGGCCCGCTTGACGGAATGACCGTCGCGGTCAAGGACGTCTTCGCAGTCGCCGGGCAGCGGCTCGGAGGAGGCGTGCCCGCCTACCTCGCCGAGCGCGAGCCGGAGACCGCGAACGCGACAGCGGTGCAGCAGCTCGTCGACCGCGGTGCCGCCGTGCGCGGCGTGGCGGTCACCGACGAGTTCGCGTACAGCCTGACCGGCGTCAGCCCGCACCATGCCCCCACCCCGAATCGGCTGCACCGCGGCCACCTTCCGGGCGGCTCTTCGAGCGGACCCGCAACCGCGGTCGCGCTGGGCGAGGCCACGATCGGGCTCGCCACCGACACCGCGGGATCCATCCGGGTGCCCGCGTCGTATCAGGGGCTCTGGGGGCTGCGGACCACACACGGCGCGGTGGACAGAGCCGGGATGCTGCCGCTCGCCCCCAGCTTCGACACGGCCGGGTGGCTCGCCCGCGACGGCCAGACACTCCTCCGGGTGGCCGAGAGCGTGCTCGGTGCGCCAGCGCGGACTCCGGGCCCGCGCCCGAGTTCCGGCGCCGGCCTGGTGACGCTCGGCGATCTCGGCCTGAACGAACCGGTCGCCGCCGCCTTCCGAGCCGTCCTTGACCGCCTCGGCCCCGTCCGTCGGGTCGCTTACCCGCTGGATGACCTCGCCGCCGCCTTCCGCACCGTCCAGGCCGCCGAAGCGTGGCGGACGCACGGCGCCTGGATCCGCACGCACCCGGGCACGCTGAGCGCCGACGTCGCCGCGCGGTTCGACGCCGCAAGCCGGGTCACGACCGACGACGAGACGACGGCCCGGGCGTCACTTGACGCGCACGCCCGACGGCTGCGCAACCTCCTCGGCGACGACGTGTTAGTCCTCCCCTCCACCCCGACGACACCGCCCCCGCTCGACATCGAACCGGCCGCGCTGGATTCGGTCCGCGCGGCGACGACCCGCCTCACCTCGGTGGCGGGAGCACTTCGGGCACCGGCCGTCAGCGCCCCGCTCCTCGGACCTCGCGGGGTCGCGGGCGGCCTCTGCCTGGTCGGCACGCGCGGCGACGACGTATCCGTCGTCGCCCGCATGCTCGACCTCGCCGCCGAACTCGAGATAGACCGAACAGAACGATGACGATCCCGCTCGCCGGCCCGCCCGCGACACACCGCCCGTCCATGCTCTCCCGCCTGGCCCACCTCGCACCCATGCTCGCGCTCACGTTCACGACGGGAATCGTCGACGCGGTCGGCTACCTCGGCCTGGACCGGGTCTTCACCGGCAACATGACCGGCAACGTCGTCATCCTGGGGATGGCGCTCGCCGGAGCCGACAACCTCCCGATCATCGGACCGGCACTGGCGCTGGCGGCGTTCCTGGTCGGCGCGGTCGTCTCCGGTCGGATCCTGCGCACGGCCGGAACCGGCTGGACGCGGCGCACCACGACGATGTTCGCCATCGTCGCCGCGCTCGTCGCGGCAACGGCGGTGCTCGCCGCCGTCTCCGGACGGGCCGCCGAGCCGGTCGCGCTCACGATCACTGGCGGACTCGCCTTCGCCATGGGAGCCCAGGCGGCGGCCGCGCGGCACCTGTCGGTCGCCGACGTGACCACGGTGGTCGTCACCTCAACCATCACGGGGCTCGCAGCCGACTCCTGGCTCGGTCTCCGCACCGGACAGCGCTGGCCGCGCCGGGTCCTCGCCATCGCGCTGATCGCGGCCGGCGCCTTCACGGGCGCCCTCCTGCTGCGGGTCCACCTGTCGGCCGGCCTGTTCGCCGCCGCCGCTCTCATCACCGCGGCGACCGTCTTCGGCCACGCCGTCACCGCCCGCGACGTCAGGGGATGACGGGGCCCTCGAGGTCCATCCGCGGTACCGGTCCGGCGAGAAGGGTATGGACGAGGCGGGGCAGTTCCGGCTCGAAGTCCACGCACGCCGACGCGAGGTCCTCGTCCGCTCGGAGAGCCGCGCACCAACTCCATGGCCAGGTTCCGGTGCGGGTGCGTGGAATGGGATGCGCTGTCGGTGCTGATCGTGATCGAGTGAGAGCTTATTTCGGGAGGCCGCGAGAGGTGAGGACGTCGAACAGGGTGCGGTCCAGGTCATCGCCGTACAGCTCCAGCGCGAGCTGCAAGTGTCGCCTCATCAGCGAGACGGCCTCCTGAGGATCGCGACGCTTGATCGCCTGCACGATGTCCTCGTGCAACGGATCACCCGCCTCCCGCACGCGGCCGTCGCTGTGGCTGCGGAGCATCAGCTGGTAGATCTGCTCGCTGATCGCCCCGAACATGAGCAGCAGCACGGGATTCCCCGACGCCGCGGTGATCGTCTGGTGGAACTCCAGGTCCGTCCGCGCCTGCGCCTCCAGCGACACGGCGGCGTTGTGCCGACGGAGGGCCTCCTCGATCTCAGCCACGGCGGATTCGTCGGCCCGCGCGGCCAGTTCGACGCTGGCGCTCTCGAGGGCGACACGAGCGGCCACCAGATCACGTGCGGTGGTGCCCGCGCGGGCCGCCGCCCGGGCCATCGGCCGGGAGAGCTCGTCGGGCGCCGGCGGGCGCACATACGAGCCGCGCCCGGGGACGACGGCGATGAATCCGCCTTCGGCCAGGCTGGCGAGGACCTCTCTGATCACCGGACGGCTGACACCGTACTGCAGACACAGCTCACGCTCCGACGGGAGTTGCTGCCCCGGGAACAGCGCCCCGTCGAGGATCTGCGACTGCAGATCCTCGAGGATGTCCGACTTGCGGGGCGGTGCACCCAGCGCCTGCCCCAGATCCGGTCCCGTCATCTCACTCCTAACGATCTCACCGTACCCGCCGCCGTGGCCCGATCTCACCAATCGTGCATGGTCCCGTCCACGAGTCGCGCCACCGGAAGATACGCGGCTCGGTATTCGCTCTCCTCGGCCGCGGCGACGTCGAATTCGACCCCCAGGCCCGGGGCATCGCTCACATGAAGGTGGCCGTCCTGAAAGAAGTGCCCCACCGAGAACAGCTCGAATACCCGCTCGGGATATCCCATGTACTCCTGGATCCCGAAGTTGTGGATCGCCGTATCCAAGTGCAGGGCGGCGGCGAAGCCGACCGGCGAGATGTCGCTCGGGCCGTGAATGCCGGAGCGCACGTTGTACACGCCCGCGTAGTCGAGCAGCTTCTTCATTGCGGTGAGGCCGCCGGCGTGCGTGACGGCGGAGCGCGCGTAGTCGATGAGGCGCTCCTCGAGGAGCGGACCGTAGTCCCAGATCGTGTTGAACACCTCGCCGATGGCTATCGGCGCCGTCGTACTCTGCCGGAGCTGACGGAACAGCTTTGCGTTCTCGGCAGGGGTGGGATCCTCGATCCAGAACGGGTGATACGGCTCAAGCGACCGGGCGAGGCGGGTGGCCTCCGTCGGTGTGAGCCGATGGTGCACGTCGTGCAGTAGAGCGACATCGTCGCCGACATGCTCCCGCACGGCCGCGAAGACCGAGGGAATGTGGAGGAGGTACCGTTCGGTATCCCAGAGCTCCTCGTCGGGACGCTGGAATCCCTGCGCTGGTTCGTACGCCGAGGACGCGCCGGGATCGCTGACGACGCCGTAGGATTTCTCCAGCCCGGGCACACCGACCTGCACGCGCACGGCGGTGAAGCCTTCGTCCATCCGCTGCCGGACCGAGCGGAGCAGTTCTTCCGCGTCCCGCCCCTGCGCGTGACCGTACGCGCGGAGGCGGTTGCGACTCGCCCCGCCGAGCAGCTGGTACAGGGGCATCTCCGCGGCTTTCGCCTTGATGTCCCAGAGTGCAACGTCGACGGCGGCGATCGCCGCCATCGTGATCGGGCCCCGCCGCCAGTAGGCGCCGCGATAGAGGTACTGCCAGGTGTCCTCCGTCGCGAACGCGTCGCGGCCGATGAGCAGTGGCACCAGGTGGTCGCGGAGGTACGACGCCACCGCGAGCTCACGGCCGTTGACGGTCGCGTCCCCGAGACCGACGATGCCTTCATCGGTGTGTACGACGAGGGTGACGTAGTTGCGTCCCGTGCCGGTCACATGCACGTCGGCGCCGGTGATGATCATGCGGGCAGCACTTCGCGCGTCAGGAAGCGAGCCTGGAACGGCTGGAACTCGATCCTCGTGGTGCCGGTCGCGCCCTCGAACCGGTCGCCGCTCAGCGCATCTGTCCACGGGGCCGCTCCCAGAGCCGTCAGCGCCACCTCCGCGGATGCCGCATCGCGCGAAACGTTCACCAGGAGGACCGAGTGCACAACGCCGTTCAGGCTGTGGCTCACCGAGAAGATGTCGGCGGCGACGGACGGCACACCGTAGTGGTGCTCGCCGGAGGCCAGCTCGGGCTGCGACCGACGGAGCCGGTTGACCTGCTCGATGGCATCCTCGAGCCCGACCTCACCGCCCACGAACATCATGTACGGCCCGCCCAGGAGTGCGAACAGTGTCATGAATCCACGCGCCCCGTCCAAGCCGAACTGCTCGCGCCGCCACTTCTCGCCCGGGAGCGGCCACCAGAACGAGTCGTGCGAATCGATGTGGTGCGCCGTGACCGATCCGGGCGGAAGGGACCGGTCGCGACGGTGCATCCACAGGGCGAGCTCCGAGCCGTTGCGTACCCGGCTCTCGGGGTTGTCGCCGCCCGACCCCGCGACCGAGTCCAGCAGCCAGGCCTCGTCGTAGTTGTAGTTGATGTCGAGAGCCTGCCGCCACAGCGGGCCGCTGGGCTCCGTGTACATCATCAACTCGGGATCCTTGTCGTGAAGCGTCTCGCGGAGATGATCGAACAGCTCGACCGCACCGAGCGTCTGCAGTCCCGGCCGGGTGGCGGAACGCGGCGACCAGTTGGGGAACTCGTTGTAGCCGGGCGCATCGAAGCGGAAGCCGTCGATGTCGAGACGGTCGATGAGAGCGATCATCTTGTCCGAGAAGTAGCGCTGCCATCCCGGGTGGGACATGTCGAACGCCTTGGTATAGATGCCGATGATCTTGCCGCGCGAATCGCGGCAGAACCACTCGGGGTGCTCGTCCGCGAGCGCGTGACGCTCGGGCGACCCGGACAGCCAGGCCTCCTCGAAGTCGAGAATGTGGCGACTCCAGGCGAGGTCGTACACCTGCTCGGACGAGATTCCGAGTGCGCGGATCTCGTCGGCCGTCGACGTGATCCGCTCCGCCCAGGGCCCGCGCCTCACCGCGTCGACCACGTCCCGGAAGGACTCCCGATCGATGACCCCGTGCAGAAGAACGTCGAGGATGACCCGCATGCCGTGGTCGTGAGACCAGGCGACGATCCGCCGGATGTCCTCCTCCGCGCCATAGCTGGCGTCGACATCGTCGTAGTCGATCACGTTGTAGCTCGGAAACGGCTGCCGGGGCATGATCTGGATGGTGTCGAAGCCCAGCGCATGGATACGCGGCAGATCTGCGAGGAGGTCGCTCGCCTCCGGATAGGGCGAGTAGGTCCATGTGCCGCCCCCGAAGATGGAGGTGCCGATCTGGGCCTCGTAGATGGTCGCACCGCGGGTCCACGCGGGACGGTCGATGGGGGTCGTGATCCCCGCTCTGCGGTACCAGCGCGAACTGTTGCGGAGGGGGTCCGGATCGACGACCAGGTCGATCGCCACCGTCTCGAAGTCGAGGCGGTTTCCCGGGGCGGCGACTCCCGCGACATTCGTCCAGTACTCCACGCCGGCGGTCTCCTCATCGACGACGAAGGACAGCGCGCCGATCTCGTCGTGCGACCGCGGCCACACGATGACGGACGCGTCGGACGGGGTGTGGGTGAGCGCGATTATCGCGCTGGAGCCGAACACTCCGCCCATCGTCGGCACCGTCGTCGACGGCGCCAGCGCCTCCAGCGGCGCGTCCGACCGGATCGTCGCCCCGGGGATGTCGACCGACCATTCCCCCTTCGCGGCCGTGCGCACCCGGAGGTCGAGCACGAACTCCCGCAGGTCCTCCGCACCCTCCGCCGGCCACCACGACCAGGACCACTCGAGCTGGGGCGTCGACATGCGGAACGTATAGCGGATCTCTCCGGCCCATCCGCTGAGCCGGACCGGGATGGTGAAGACGCGGCCACCGCGCACGAGGCGCGAGGTCGGCTCTCCCGCCGCGACCACGGCGTCGCTGGAGCGGGCGTCATCGTATTCGAGCCGTCCGAGCGGACCGCGGCGATCCTGCCCGCCGGTGAGGAGCAGCGCGGAGGCGATGAGTTCGACCCTCGTCTGCGGCCCGTCCGAACGCGACAGAGCCGTCGGCAGGCCGGTGGTCGCGGAAACGTGAACAGAGAGCGTGGAGAACTCGGACGTCAGGATCAGCTCGCCCTGCTCCGGTTTCGCCGCGCCGGCCGAGGCGCTGCTGGTCGTGGTGGTCATCGGTCGATCTCCTCATCATCCATGGGGTAAAGACTTGCTCCGCCGTCGACCAGGAGTGTCGAACCGGTCATATAAGCGGAAGAGCTGCTCACGAGAAAGGCCACGGCGTCTGCGAATGACTGCGGCGTCTGCAGCTCGCCCAGGGGGACGGCTTTCCGGGCCCGCGCACGGTAGTCGGGTTCGGTCTCCCACTGGTGCAGTGCCATCCCGGCTCCGACGATCCCCGGTGCGACCAGGTTGGCGCGGATACCATGGACGGCCAGCTCGCGGGCGAACGAGCGGGCCAGCGAACGCATCGCCGCCTTCGACGCCGAGTACGGCGCGATCCCGGGCCACGGGACGTCCTGAACCCAAGACGTCGTGAAGATGAGGTTGCCGCGCTGTCCCTCGTCGATCCAGGCACGGCTCGCGGCCTGCGCCAGGGCGAAGGCCGCCAGCGTGTTCGCGCGGAAGACCTCCTCGACGTCCGTCAGGGAGAAGTCGAGGATCGGCGACGACTTGACAATGCCTGCATGCAGGCAGACCACGGTGGGGAGGGCGCCGAAGGCCTGGCTGGCGTCGGTGATGATCTCCGCCGCGCGTCCGTCGGCGGCGTCGCCGGCGACGTAACCGTCGATCGCTTCGAGGTCGCGCTCCACCGTCTCGCGTGGCACGAGGTCGTTGACGACCACGCGAGCACCTTCAGCGGTAAGCGTTTGGGCGGCCTGCCAGCCCAGCGCTCCCAATCCCCCGGTGAGCAGCACGCGCTGCCCCGTCAGATCCAGTCCCGTCACCTGCGACTCCTTGTCTACTGGTCTGACCAGTTTTACAGGCTACGTGCGACCCGAGTCAACGGTGGGTTTGGTCAACGTTGACAGGAGAGCCGGCATCTGTCACTGTTCCGGTAATACCAGACTGACCGGAGCGAATATGTCATTGCCGAAGACGCCTGAATCCGTCGTATCCGGGGTGGTACCCCTCGCCGTACTCGAGTCCCCGAGCGAGGCTGAACGACTGGCGGATGCTCTGGTCTCCGCCGGCGTCGCCCAGGTCGAGGTGGCCCTCCGCTCGGAGGGTGCATGGGAGGCAGCGGCGGCGATACTCGCGCACGGCGGCGTATCGGTCGGCGTCGGCACCGTGACGACCGCCGAGCAGGCGCGGCGGGCCGCGGGCCTCGGGGCCTCCTTCGTGGTGAGTCCCGGCTTCGTGCCCGAGGTCGCGGATGCGGGCGCAGAACTCGAACTCGCGTACATCCCGGGTGTGGCGACGCCGACCGAAGCGATCAGCGCACGAGCCGCCGGGTACGGCCTGCTCAAGGTGTATCCCGTCGAGGCGTTCGGCGGGCTCGCCCTGGTGGAGGCTCTCGCGGCGGTGCTTCCGGGCGTCTGCTTCATGCCGTCCGGCGGAGTGAACGCCGCGGTCGCTCCGCGGTACCTGGCGCACCGCGCCGTCGTGGCGGTCAGCGGCAGCTGGATGGTCCCGCGGCGACTGATCGACGACGGGAACTGGGACGCGATTGCGACGCTGTGCGCTGAAACCCGCGCACTGGTGCGGACCGAGGCGGTG is a window from the Leifsonia sp. AG29 genome containing:
- a CDS encoding FadR/GntR family transcriptional regulator, which translates into the protein MTGPDLGQALGAPPRKSDILEDLQSQILDGALFPGQQLPSERELCLQYGVSRPVIREVLASLAEGGFIAVVPGRGSYVRPPAPDELSRPMARAAARAGTTARDLVAARVALESASVELAARADESAVAEIEEALRRHNAAVSLEAQARTDLEFHQTITAASGNPVLLLMFGAISEQIYQLMLRSHSDGRVREAGDPLHEDIVQAIKRRDPQEAVSLMRRHLQLALELYGDDLDRTLFDVLTSRGLPK
- the manD gene encoding D-mannonate dehydratase ManD — protein: MIITGADVHVTGTGRNYVTLVVHTDEGIVGLGDATVNGRELAVASYLRDHLVPLLIGRDAFATEDTWQYLYRGAYWRRGPITMAAIAAVDVALWDIKAKAAEMPLYQLLGGASRNRLRAYGHAQGRDAEELLRSVRQRMDEGFTAVRVQVGVPGLEKSYGVVSDPGASSAYEPAQGFQRPDEELWDTERYLLHIPSVFAAVREHVGDDVALLHDVHHRLTPTEATRLARSLEPYHPFWIEDPTPAENAKLFRQLRQSTTAPIAIGEVFNTIWDYGPLLEERLIDYARSAVTHAGGLTAMKKLLDYAGVYNVRSGIHGPSDISPVGFAAALHLDTAIHNFGIQEYMGYPERVFELFSVGHFFQDGHLHVSDAPGLGVEFDVAAAEESEYRAAYLPVARLVDGTMHDW
- a CDS encoding AtzH-like domain-containing protein, translating into MPRPDVVSLDGSAVPDGLVEAALSYEQALADDDVALLDAFFVGGPAVVRTDGDGVLTGQDAIARFRRLRGGAPARELECLDVVVLSAEAAVTVATTSSAGRSAALTQVWRRTPDGWRIAVAHVGAPAVALDERVWRVAGAPLLPPAMPGPLDGMTVAVKDVFAVAGQRLGGGVPAYLAEREPETANATAVQQLVDRGAAVRGVAVTDEFAYSLTGVSPHHAPTPNRLHRGHLPGGSSSGPATAVALGEATIGLATDTAGSIRVPASYQGLWGLRTTHGAVDRAGMLPLAPSFDTAGWLARDGQTLLRVAESVLGAPARTPGPRPSSGAGLVTLGDLGLNEPVAAAFRAVLDRLGPVRRVAYPLDDLAAAFRTVQAAEAWRTHGAWIRTHPGTLSADVAARFDAASRVTTDDETTARASLDAHARRLRNLLGDDVLVLPSTPTTPPPLDIEPAALDSVRAATTRLTSVAGALRAPAVSAPLLGPRGVAGGLCLVGTRGDDVSVVARMLDLAAELEIDRTER
- a CDS encoding YoaK family protein — translated: MTIPLAGPPATHRPSMLSRLAHLAPMLALTFTTGIVDAVGYLGLDRVFTGNMTGNVVILGMALAGADNLPIIGPALALAAFLVGAVVSGRILRTAGTGWTRRTTTMFAIVAALVAATAVLAAVSGRAAEPVALTITGGLAFAMGAQAAAARHLSVADVTTVVVTSTITGLAADSWLGLRTGQRWPRRVLAIALIAAGAFTGALLLRVHLSAGLFAAAALITAATVFGHAVTARDVRG